AGACTGCTATTATAAACCATGTTTATCAAACCTATAAGATAAAATTATCATATATCAATTCAACTATATTTCATCTAATATTAATCAAGCGGGTACTTCAATTATGTACTCAGAtcaagaaatttaatattagataaatttttatttggttgCATGTAAAAGATTTTCATATAAAACAGCATACATACATTTGGTTTGTATAACAACGTTTTTGATAttctttagcaaaaaaaaaaagttttagataTTCCACATAAAATGTAATTCTTCAGTTATGTATTTTAATCTGTGGAATTTGGATCCGGTTTTCCGTATAAAAATTTCATAACTAACTGCATACATACATATGTTTGTATAACCACATTTTTAAGTTGACAAAAAACACGTTACTAATATTACTTAGCTGaacaaaatatttctaaaatacaaCTTTTGGAATGTATACTCAACAGAATTTTCGATGCACACAATctaaatcattaattttgtaGAATCCTAAAATCAATGACACTCCAAATACGACTCCTATTTTTAAGCTACTACATTAACCAAATCGATATCAATCTTACCAACACAATTTGCATATTACTTTCAAACTTTTAAATGCAGTTTAATCAAATATGGAaatgtaaaaatacatttattagTGTTACTTCAAAATATGTATATTCACTTTTCAAAAAGTGTAAATCATGTATGACTAAATATacgaatattcttttttttaaacaacatcATAATCTATACCATTAAAGTAGGATCATTTTTAGGATTATGCCCCTGACTTTttcaattaattacaaaaatttccATTACCTTTTCCAATTATTTTTAATGGTTTTCGGaaattaaaaatccaaaaaattagaAAGTAACATGTTTATGTCCAACTAAACAAAACAGCCtaataatttaaacaatttatcCATCGTTTTTAAGCTCATTTCGTGTATGTCTACTAACCCATCTATATTCGTTTGTGTTCTAACCTTATACCCTAAAACTCTATTCAAGCCCTAACTCTATTCAAACCGTATTAACACCATCAAAAACTCATTGTCCAAAAAACtataccaaataaattaaaatttattataatgtctatgtcttatttaaaattttcttacatGAAGTTGccgaaatatattaaatattatctttcaataatattaattatactattaaagTATAGGGTTAGCATATTTTGAAATCATTGGTTTTCAATGTTATTGACCTTTTAAAcaaccaataatatttaaataattaaatatttatatttaccaaatttggtatataaatataaatataaaacgtaataaatagaaactcatatatttttggattcaaatcaaataaattccAAGAATATTCTCTATAACATCCATTTTCGTAATTGCTACATACAATAAAttcaaaagataatatatagaaaCAAGATTTTCCGATTTAACTAAGTTGACTTGATGAACACGCAGagaatatattatgtttaacaTGGTAACTGAATTTTCCAAATACTAATATTAAAAGATAGAGATATTCGATAATAAAGAGAAGATCTCCCAACTTTCTCCCCAAGTTTCTCCTAAAACCTAAGCATTCTCTTTTGTCGGTTTTAGGATACTTAAACCTGTTTTGAGTTAGGTTATAGAAAGCAAAAGTTGGTCGTTGATTTGTAAACCCAATTTACCAGTAACTTTTCATGTAATTTTTGATCCTATAGGCTTTAAAGCTCAGTTTTTACTTTTGGTTgttattttgtattataaatgttaattttaaaataaaaaaccttGATAGTTTTCGGGaagttattatatattgtaagagttttaaatataatttattttcattattaaaatcaacttcaatataaatagatttataaaagataagaaatattaCTATGTAAGATACGGATTTCTCAATACAACGAAATCACAAGAatattatatgttaaatatttaaatttagccgattttgttctaaaaatacaaaaatgtgatttttaacCGTATTATCCAAAAAATAGGTACCGATCCAGCACCAAATTAAACTCGAAACTTTcgagtttttaatatttttatcccaATCAAACTGAGAGTTAAACTAATTAATCCGAACCAAACCTAAATTCACAAATAATCGAACGGtctctatattttttaattcgaaagaaacaaaataacaaccgaaaccgaaaaccaaaaaaaataacaaattacaGTCGAACTGAAAATTGAACGCACGTGCCTAAACATATTAGTGAACAAATAgatggattaataaaattttcaacgAAAAATATCTCGCGTTTTGAAAGCGTGGGTCAAAATCTATTGATTAAAGTTTAGACCTGGAaagataaaaacattaaaacgtTTTTCCAACCATACCACAAAGTGTATAACCTTTTATAGTTTGCCAATATAATAATGGGATGATACATATGATATAAGCTAGGcccaacctttttttttataaaaaacattaatcCTGATAAATGTTGATCAATGGTTCAAGCAAAGTTGCCTTGGAGTTTTCCTAAGATTTCCCGACTATAGGGGGGATTCTAACTACATCAGAAGCGATTTGACTTCTTGGAATCAATTGAAGGCAAGCTGGTCCATCGTAATGGAAACTATTGTAGTTTTTGTTACATGTGTGGTATGCTGTTGGTTATAAGTCGATTTAACTCTATATTTGGGGGGGAGATCAAATCAATTTTTCGATGAGATTTGATGACATACTAATATACTATATAGCATGTAAGATTTTTCAAATGCATGTTCTGCACGCGCACAAGTATGTCTATTACATTTCAAAATCACGACTACTTTAACACAACTGATTTTAGAAGGGACAAACCTGAAAATTTAAAGTCTTAAATTTGTAAGTGGCATAGATAATTAGTCACTAgctaaaaaacttaaaatttatttacttgCAACCTCAATTAATACGCAAGTGTaccatatattatttgtttgatgACAAATTGCCAATAATGAGTTATAAGTATTATAAATGGACTGACGAAGGAATCATACAAAATAATTGTGTAGGTACATTTGGTGTTGCTTTTGATATTTAGAAATATTCTTTTGATTATGTACTAATTAGGAGAGATCACTGATCTTGCGGATCTCCTATGGTTGCGTATATACACAGTGGCGGCCCTGAGGAAAAGCATTACAAGCACTCGTTTCCAGTCCACAAAAAATATTTGcataaatcagtttttttttataaaaaaattatctacaaaatttataaaagtgGCCAATCTTTTTAAAACTGCTTGTGCTCTTTTTCATTTCAGGACCGGTACTGTGATATACATCTTTGTATCAATGAACCAAATTAACAGTGTCTTCAGTTTTTTCTTTTCACACTAATCAATCATTAAAACTCATATAGTTACTTACGTTTTAGAATCGTGTTcttaaacaagaaaaaacaagaaagatAGGTAACCAATCGCAACAAGTTACGTCTTAGAATCATTTTCGTTTTAGCAACATGTTATTTGTCTCTGTCGCTCGCTCATGTGTAATGTGTTTCCCCATATATGTTGGTACAACAGATACAACATAGTGGAGCAGTACTAGTTTTGTCTATATTTAGTAGTGAAATCACTTTGATTCATTAAATACAAGTGTAATATATCAAAGATGTATATTATGTGGTGCCACTACCAGTGAAAGAAAACCGAGTTTTACAGCTGGCCTTGTTTTCTCTTTCACATGAATGATAAGAACACCCACTTATTGTTGTTATACTTTTATTCTAATCTCGATCgttaattacattttttttcctttaccaACTTGCGGCGTTTTGTGGTCTTTTGGCTTATATAAGCCAAAATGtgttactattttttattaggACCATGTGATTTCCAGATCATCCAAGTGTAGAATAAATTCTGTAGTGAGCAGGTTTTTCAGTATACAGTTTTGGCAACTTTATTCTCGAATAAACCAGTGGATCAACAGTTTAGTTCGAATTGATTATTTGCAAACTGTTGAGATTTGAACAATAGAATATCAAATTTATGACTGATATACTTAATAAATGCGCCCAATCCCATGCATATCCATAAATCTTTACAACAGCTGAAGTTTATTCCATCAAACTCATCAAGGATTGTGCTTGTATGATAAGTAAGATCTTTAAATCTAGAGCACATAAAATAGACACCAAAATTCTAAAACTAAAGAGAGTATTAAATGTTCTTTGACATCTTTCGTTGCCAGCAGTTATGAAGGACCTTCCAGTGACATCTTTATAATACTTTTTGTGTTATCTTTAGGAATATAATTACAGCATATAgcttcttcaaaaaaaaaagcaactcTCAAAATCTTTCCACAAATGAAAGAAGTGAAGTTTGCTGAATACCATAAGAAAATTGAGGGACGTACTGCTTCATGTTTTCGAGGCGGGAAGGCTTTAAATAAATATCTGCTCTAAGCAGATCCACATGTATTTTTTGGGCCTTTTTGGGCTATTTGAGTGATGAACTCACTGATGGTTTaactttatttataaaatcatattatttgtTTACTAATCAGTGATGATcattttttgctaaaaatgtaaatatcatttCAAGAGATGAAAATAAGGTGTTACAATAAGTTGTTGATAAACCGTAACACCTAAGGTAATTGGTTCCACGGTAAAAAAAGGGTAAAAAACGTGGAAGCAAACGACAATCGGTAAAACCCAAAACTTCAACTCGTAAGTATCAGTAAAAGTTAGATGGCTCATCCAGAGGTTAGTCAGATTCAACAAAGTTAGTGATCGAAGTGTTTTGTGAAATTTGAACGAACTACTCAACATTTTAATGACACGTGGATGTTGGATTTTGACAAAACAAGTTTCCCAAGCAATTACAGAACAAAGAAACTTTTATTATAAGTCACTAAAATACGATTCCACGACCGACGAGTCATTATTaaggttattatatatatacgacCACGTCGAAagctttgtcttcttcttctcttatttgaATTTGATATTCGATTTGTCCTAACGTAGCTTCCTCTACACGCCTCTCGGATTCCATCATCGCCGACATCAAGCAACCCAGAGATTCCAGGTATTTTCTCGATCTTATATACAGTTTATGCTCCACGCTTCGCTCGTTTCGATCTGATCTACTCGTTTCGTCTCTCATAAAACTGTATATGGAAAAGTTTCCTTTCGTGTTGCCGGGTGTTAATGTGAATCTCCTTAATTAGTAATATTGAGGAGAGATTAGTTTAGTTGCTTTCTGACTTGGGGATCAAAAGATCAAACCTTTCTTGTTCTGTAGTATTGCCTCATTCTCTATAACTTTGACTGAATCAACCAATTCAATTAATGTGTGTTTTCTTTACCAGTTTTAGTTTGTATGGAACAGTGTTTTGGTAGGTGGGATTTGCTAATTTAGCTATTTGTGTATATGATTTACCCATCAAATTTGACTCTTAAAtgattaaacttttttttttgaccaaaaaatgaTTAAACTTTTCTTTCTGGATGCACTTTTGGTGTCTCCTGTTATGGGATCAGTGTGCAAGgatgtgtttttttcttctattgcTAAAAGTGCATCCAGAAAGTTTTCTTGATCTTATATGGTTTGACAAGGAATCTACTACTAATGAGATGTAAGTTGGTGATCACACTGAACATCGAGTTAGCTGGACATATTAAGGCTTCTTGATCTATAGTGTGAATGAAAGTTTCTCTGGAACGCCTGAGAAGCATATGACCCTCCATAGAAATAGGTAGACATCTCCTAGTTGATTGTAGCTTCTATTTTTGGCTGACATGTGTATGTAACTAAGCAGTCTAAAGCTGATAAGACAAGTGTTTTGATGGGTGGTGATGTGATTTTTATCATCTTTCTTGTAATCTCTTGTTAGGTTGACAGAATGAAATCTAGAACAGCTCAtttattggaatttttttttaggatGAAAAGAGGAGCTCTTAAACGGAGTGCTAGGCATATCTCTGTTGTACTTGTTGTGCTTGTTTGTGCAACCGTCGGCATATGGACATGGGATAGTAATCCAACCACGGCCTTTCTTCCACCTGAAAGTCGAATTTTAAAGCTGGAAACAGGTTTAACCATGACGCTAAAACTCCTCTTTCTACCACATACTGTTATGTCGTTTCAATGCTGGAACAATGCTACATTGATTCTGTATGAcactaaaatatttgaaatctaGTTTCTCCTGTTTATGTTTCATCAGTCTAAAAATCTCTTTGGCAACAAAAATGtcaatatttttctttgttcacTTGTAGTTTCTCCTGtttatatttcataaaattaatatagaTATTCTTGAAACTAATAGTACAGTTAGATCCTggggtgtatatatatatatatgactgaGTTCTTTGTCAGTTGCAGAAGAAAAGGCTGAGAAAATACCTACGGCACAGAATACTGAAACTAAAGATAGCTACTCATCAGCTACACCCTTTGTAAACAAAGGTAAATTTCAATCATTTACAACAGCTCTGTGATGCATCTTGTAATCTgctcaaagtttttttttcttaaaacttttTGTGATTTTACTAAGCTTGGCATAGCTTTATTCCCTTTCCCGGTTTTTCTATTACAGAGCAAAACAAAGAGGATCAGACCGATAATAAAGATACAgaacaaaaacagaaacaagTGGAAGAAGTTAGTGTCAGTGAGACGAATCAAGGGAAACCATCACCTATTGAAGAAAAGCACCTAGAGCGAGTGGAACATGAGGTTATTGTAAGTGAGCCAAAACATCAGAAGACACCAACTagtgaagaaaaaaatctagaaCAAATAGAACATGAAGTTATTGCAAGTGAGCCGAAACATCAGAACACACCAACTAGTgaagaaaataaactaaaacagGTGACACAAGAGGTTTTCGTTGGTGAGGCCGAACCAAATACAACACATATTGAAAACACTACTTCAGATCCAGAGAATAAAACTCTTGCAACAGAAGAAGCCAAGAAAGATAATGGTAGTACTTCAACCGCTTCCATCGTCAATCAAGGTAGAGGGCAAAGTATCTTACGAGCGTTCATTATTCTGCATATTAGTTCAAGTCTCTAAACCGTCTTGATGCTGTCTCATTGTGAATATAACAGCTTGCAATTACGCAAAAGGGAAATGGGTTGTGGACAAGCACCGTCCTTTGTATTCAGGACGTCGTTGCAAACCGTGGCTTGCCTCTATGTGGGCGTGCAGGTTAATGCAACGCAAAGACTTCGCCTTCGAAAGGCTAAGATGGCAACCTAAAGACTGCTCTATGGAAAACTTTGAGGCTTCCAAGTTCTTgagaaggtaaaaaaaaaaaaattctgtggTAAGCCAAGTGTTCCCATCAAGACCTTAATTCTCAAATGCCCCTCTCAGGATGCAGGACAAGACCCTAGCCTTCGTTGGAGACTCGTTAGGAAGACAACAGTTTCAATCCATGATGTGTATGATCACAGGAGGCAAGCAAAGACTCAATGTCCACGACGTGGGACCAGAGTTTGGATTCATAACTCCCAGAGGCGGAGCTCGTCCCGGTGGATGGGCTTATAGATTCCAAGAAACCAACACAACGGTCCTATACCACTGGTCATCAACCCTCTGCGACATACAACCGATCAAAATCTCCAACCCTTTAACCGAACACGCCATGCATCTAGATCGCCCACCTGCGTTCTTACGCAATTACCTTCACAAGATCGATGTCTTGGTGATGAACACGGGCCACCACTGGAACCGAGGGAAGCTCAACGGCAACAGATGGGTGATGCACGTGAACGGCGTCCCCAACGCTAACAGGAAGCTAGCCGCTCTTGGCGACGCCAAGAACTTCACGATCCACAGCACTGTGAGTTGGGTTAGCTCACAGCTCACTAACCATCCGGGTCTTAAGGCCTTCTACAGAAGCCTCTCCCCGAGACATTTTGTGGGAGGGGAGTGGAACACGGGAGGGAGCTGTAATAACACGACGCCAATGTCTATCGGGAAAGAGGTTTTGCAAGAGGAGTCTAGTGATTACAGCGCGGGACATGCGGTCAAAGGTACGGGGGTTAAGCTTTTGGACGTAACGGCGTTGTCTGGTGTTAGAGACGAAGGGCATATATCGAGGTTTGGTGTCTCGGCTTCGAGAGGAGGTCAGGATTGTCTCCATTGGTGCTTGCCTGGTGTTCCTGATACGTGGAATGAGATCCTTTTCGCAATGATATAATGTTTTTGCATCAGCAGAGAAAGGGGTTGTGAGCCTTTTTGATAGCTTTTTATACAACATTGAGGTAGTAGGGCCTGAGATGTAAGTTATAGTATTTATTCTGGTACAGGACTTACAGGTAAACAACCATACCCTGGCTTTGTCAGACCATGTTTACAGAACAGAACCTAACTCAACTTTTTGTCCTTTTTGAGTCGATTAATAGaaatttttggaaatttatgTTCTGGAAATCTGTTTTTGTTACTGTGTTCTCTGAACGTTTTGTCACCCTTGCCTTCTCAACCCTCACAAACAAACAATGTCAATTGTATTTTGGTTTGAAGAAATTGGATTGGTtaaactttttttagttaattccGGTTTGTACATAAACAATGGTTCCTTTTTATTCGAACACTATATTAAAGATGGACTAATTCAGTTACAATCAGAGAGATACTGGACGATAAACTCATAAATTAACATAACTAAAACATAACGAAAAATATAGGTGGCTAAAAAGAGAGGAAACCTTCAGAAAATTTTCACTTGTAATATTAGAGTCCACGTTCAGAGAAAACATACATAAGTAGAAAACAACAATGAAAATTCCAACCAAAATTTTGAGAGCAGTTGAAAACCTGTCTTAGTTCTTCCGATGTTGCAGTGAGGTGCATGGAGGCTGTCGGAGTAGAAACAATGGTTCCCTTATTATATTTTACCAAAAGTTTCATAATTTTGGCTTATAGTGGACTAATGGTTAATTTCTctgaaaataattgtttttatgcGGTTACTGTGACGTTTATACTAAGCAACAACAACAGTTAGAATATGTTTGCGTGACGAAAGAAAACATAGAAAGTGTGCTAAGAGGATTAGGTAACGccccgacccgaaccgaccGGTTTAACCCACCCACCCGGTAGAGCGTTCTAGATAGAGTTCTCTTCCTCGCAATAAAAAGAGACAGTCGTGTGTGTTTCCAGTCTATCCATCTCTTCTGCAATTCTTAGGGTTTTACTCTCCAAAGTCACATTCTTATCCTCAAGGTAtgaatctctttctctctgctCTCTTATACGGTTCTTATACGGTTCACAACTAGAATTGACCATAAAGGTCTCAACTTTGGGCGGAGAAAGTAATAAGTTATTGGGTTTTGCGGAGAACTAGGCAAATCTGGGTCGAATCTGACTAACTgaaagttttatttgttttgactGATAGCAGAAATGGCGGCGACACAACTAACAGCATCACCAGTGACTGTCTCAGCCAGGAGTTTAGCCTCGCTGGAAGGTCTCAGAGCTTCGAGTCCCAAGTTTGGAACTTTGAAACCAGGCACCCTTAAGCAGAGCCAGTTCCGTTCTTTGGTTGTCAGAGCTGCTTCGGTCGTTGCTCCTAAGGTACTACTTGTTCAATTCTATGTTTTTGATTCGTAGTTTCGTCTTAGTTGGTGTGAACGAACATGTGTAACTTATCTGAATGTTTTATTGCTGTTTCCTATAGCTCTGTCTCTTGTATTATCTCAATCCTCTACATGaagtctgaaaaaaaaaaaaacttagcttTAGATGCTTAGCTTTTAACATTGCAACCTTGGTTTGTAACTTAATGGTAGCCTTGTTAGATATTTGGATAGGTTCATTCTCCTTTAGTTATGAAttataagttttgttttgtttcttgtgttGTTTACAGTATACTTCAATTAAACCATTGGGAGATAGAGTTTTGGTGAAGATCAAGGAGGCAGAGGAGAAGACTATGGGAGGTATCTTACTTCCATCTACTGCTCAATCAAAACCTCAAGGAGGTGAAGTCGTTGCTGTGGGCGAAGGAAGAACTATTGGGAAGAACAAAATCGACATCACTGTCCCTGTAAGACACCCCCTCAAGCCGCTCTTTCTTTGTTTGCTTCGTTTCGTGCTAATATTACATTTCTTCCTGGTGCAGACTGGAGCACAAATCATTTACTCCAAGTACGCAGGAACTGAGGTGGAGTTCAACGATGAGAAGCATCTCATTCTCAAGGAAGATGACATTGTTGGTCTTCTTGAGACAGAGGACATCAAAGATCTCAAGCCCTTGAACGACCGAGTCTTCATTAAGGTTCGCGTCTTGTGCTTATCTCAGTAATCTCATTGCTTGTGCATGCAAGAATATTGATAATCAGAGGAagcttttgttttgaaatttgtggGTTTAGGTTGCTGAGGCAGAGGAGAAAACAGCTGGAGGGTTGTTGCTAACTGAGACTACCAAAGAGAAGCCTTCTATTGGCACGGTAAGCACACATTGATATCATCATATACACTTCAAGACACTCATCAAGTGTCAACTGTACATAATATCCTATTTGCTTATTGGCAGGTGATAGCAGTTGGACCAGGTACTCTAGATGAGGAAGGTAAGGTTC
The window above is part of the Brassica napus cultivar Da-Ae chromosome C3, Da-Ae, whole genome shotgun sequence genome. Proteins encoded here:
- the LOC111213331 gene encoding protein trichome birefringence-like 16 isoform X3, which encodes MKRGALKRSARHISVVLVVLVCATVGIWTWDSNPTTAFLPPESRILKLETVAEEKAEKIPTAQNTETKDSYSSATPFVNKEQNKEDQTDNKDTEQKQKQVEEVSVSETNQGKPSPIEEKHLERVEHEVIVSEPKHQKTPTSEEKNLEQIEHEVIASEPKHQNTPTSEENKLKQVTQEVFVGEAEPNTTHIENTTSDPENKTLATEEAKKDNGSTSTASIVNQACNYAKGKWVVDKHRPLYSGRRCKPWLASMWACRLMQRKDFAFERLRWQPKDCSMENFEASKFLRRMQDKTLAFVGDSLGRQQFQSMMCMITGGKQRLNVHDVGPEFGFITPRGGARPGGWAYRFQETNTTVLYHWSSTLCDIQPIKISNPLTEHAMHLDRPPAFLRNYLHKIDVLVMNTGHHWNRGKLNGNRWVMHVNGVPNANRKLAALGDAKNFTIHSTVSWVSSQLTNHPGLKAFYRSLSPRHFVGGEWNTGGSCNNTTPMSIGKEVLQEESSDYSAGHAVKGTGVKLLDVTALSGVRDEGHISRFGVSASRGGQDCLHWCLPGVPDTWNEILFAMI
- the LOC111213331 gene encoding protein trichome birefringence-like 16 isoform X4; this translates as MKRGALKRSARHISVVLVVLVCATVGIWTWDSNPTTAFLPPESRILKLETEEKAEKIPTAQNTETKDSYSSATPFVNKEQNKEDQTDNKDTEQKQKQVEEVSVSETNQGKPSPIEEKHLERVEHEVIVSEPKHQKTPTSEEKNLEQIEHEVIASEPKHQNTPTSEENKLKQVTQEVFVGEAEPNTTHIENTTSDPENKTLATEEAKKDNGSTSTASIVNQACNYAKGKWVVDKHRPLYSGRRCKPWLASMWACRLMQRKDFAFERLRWQPKDCSMENFEASKFLRRMQDKTLAFVGDSLGRQQFQSMMCMITGGKQRLNVHDVGPEFGFITPRGGARPGGWAYRFQETNTTVLYHWSSTLCDIQPIKISNPLTEHAMHLDRPPAFLRNYLHKIDVLVMNTGHHWNRGKLNGNRWVMHVNGVPNANRKLAALGDAKNFTIHSTVSWVSSQLTNHPGLKAFYRSLSPRHFVGGEWNTGGSCNNTTPMSIGKEVLQEESSDYSAGHAVKGTGVKLLDVTALSGVRDEGHISRFGVSASRGGQDCLHWCLPGVPDTWNEILFAMI
- the LOC106386993 gene encoding 20 kDa chaperonin, chloroplastic; this translates as MAATQLTASPVTVSARSLASLEGLRASSPKFGTLKPGTLKQSQFRSLVVRAASVVAPKYTSIKPLGDRVLVKIKEAEEKTMGGILLPSTAQSKPQGGEVVAVGEGRTIGKNKIDITVPTGAQIIYSKYAGTEVEFNDEKHLILKEDDIVGLLETEDIKDLKPLNDRVFIKVAEAEEKTAGGLLLTETTKEKPSIGTVIAVGPGTLDEEGKVQPLSISTGSTVLYSKYAGNDFKGKDGSNYIALRASDVMAILS
- the LOC111213331 gene encoding protein trichome birefringence-like 16 isoform X1, translated to MKSRTAHLLEFFFRMKRGALKRSARHISVVLVVLVCATVGIWTWDSNPTTAFLPPESRILKLETVAEEKAEKIPTAQNTETKDSYSSATPFVNKEQNKEDQTDNKDTEQKQKQVEEVSVSETNQGKPSPIEEKHLERVEHEVIVSEPKHQKTPTSEEKNLEQIEHEVIASEPKHQNTPTSEENKLKQVTQEVFVGEAEPNTTHIENTTSDPENKTLATEEAKKDNGSTSTASIVNQACNYAKGKWVVDKHRPLYSGRRCKPWLASMWACRLMQRKDFAFERLRWQPKDCSMENFEASKFLRRMQDKTLAFVGDSLGRQQFQSMMCMITGGKQRLNVHDVGPEFGFITPRGGARPGGWAYRFQETNTTVLYHWSSTLCDIQPIKISNPLTEHAMHLDRPPAFLRNYLHKIDVLVMNTGHHWNRGKLNGNRWVMHVNGVPNANRKLAALGDAKNFTIHSTVSWVSSQLTNHPGLKAFYRSLSPRHFVGGEWNTGGSCNNTTPMSIGKEVLQEESSDYSAGHAVKGTGVKLLDVTALSGVRDEGHISRFGVSASRGGQDCLHWCLPGVPDTWNEILFAMI
- the LOC111213331 gene encoding protein trichome birefringence-like 16 isoform X2, giving the protein MKSRTAHLLEFFFRMKRGALKRSARHISVVLVVLVCATVGIWTWDSNPTTAFLPPESRILKLETEEKAEKIPTAQNTETKDSYSSATPFVNKEQNKEDQTDNKDTEQKQKQVEEVSVSETNQGKPSPIEEKHLERVEHEVIVSEPKHQKTPTSEEKNLEQIEHEVIASEPKHQNTPTSEENKLKQVTQEVFVGEAEPNTTHIENTTSDPENKTLATEEAKKDNGSTSTASIVNQACNYAKGKWVVDKHRPLYSGRRCKPWLASMWACRLMQRKDFAFERLRWQPKDCSMENFEASKFLRRMQDKTLAFVGDSLGRQQFQSMMCMITGGKQRLNVHDVGPEFGFITPRGGARPGGWAYRFQETNTTVLYHWSSTLCDIQPIKISNPLTEHAMHLDRPPAFLRNYLHKIDVLVMNTGHHWNRGKLNGNRWVMHVNGVPNANRKLAALGDAKNFTIHSTVSWVSSQLTNHPGLKAFYRSLSPRHFVGGEWNTGGSCNNTTPMSIGKEVLQEESSDYSAGHAVKGTGVKLLDVTALSGVRDEGHISRFGVSASRGGQDCLHWCLPGVPDTWNEILFAMI